In Nocardioides faecalis, the following proteins share a genomic window:
- a CDS encoding oxygenase MpaB family protein — protein MTERGVERRPGWGAQLRERLGQALFLRVAGPEGPAHAARIHGTPGPRWFPADSPIARVHGDASMFVGGIRALLLQSMHPAAMRAVSEHSGFRGDMWGRLHRTSRFLAVTTFGTAEHAQQAVDAVRAIHERVTGTMPDGTPYAAGDPHLLAWVHVAEIDSFLLAHQTYGARPLDAAEQDTYVAQAAEVARRLGVLDPPTTVTELREVLAGYRDELRATPEAREAVRYVLLKPPLPLAARAPYAVLAGAAIGLMPAWTRPGLRLPWLPVTERTVVRAAGSAAVGTIRWAMSR, from the coding sequence ATGACCGAGCGAGGGGTCGAGCGACGGCCGGGCTGGGGCGCGCAGCTGCGCGAGCGGCTGGGCCAGGCCCTGTTCCTGCGCGTCGCCGGGCCTGAGGGCCCCGCGCACGCGGCGCGGATCCACGGCACGCCCGGGCCGCGGTGGTTCCCCGCGGACAGCCCGATCGCCCGGGTGCACGGCGACGCCTCCATGTTCGTCGGCGGCATCCGCGCGCTGCTGCTGCAGAGCATGCACCCGGCCGCGATGCGGGCGGTCTCGGAGCACTCCGGCTTCCGCGGGGACATGTGGGGCCGGCTGCACCGCACCAGCCGGTTCCTGGCGGTCACCACCTTCGGCACCGCCGAGCATGCCCAGCAGGCCGTGGACGCGGTGCGGGCGATCCACGAGCGGGTCACGGGCACGATGCCGGACGGGACGCCGTACGCCGCCGGCGACCCGCACCTGCTCGCCTGGGTGCACGTCGCGGAGATCGACAGCTTCCTGCTGGCCCACCAGACGTACGGCGCACGCCCCCTCGACGCCGCCGAGCAGGACACCTACGTGGCGCAGGCCGCCGAGGTGGCCCGCCGCCTCGGCGTCCTCGACCCGCCCACCACCGTCACCGAGCTGCGCGAGGTGCTGGCCGGCTACCGCGACGAGCTGCGGGCGACACCGGAGGCGCGCGAGGCGGTGCGCTACGTGCTGCTCAAGCCGCCGCTGCCGCTCGCGGCACGGGCGCCGTACGCGGTGCTGGCCGGCGCCGCGATCGGCCTGATGCCCGCCTGGACCCGCCCCGGCCTGCGGTTGCCGTGGCTGCCGGTCACGGAGCGGACCGTGGTGCGCGCCGCCGGCTCCGCCGCAGTCGGCACCATCAGGTGGGCGATGTCACGCTGA